One genomic segment of Methanothermobacter wolfeii includes these proteins:
- a CDS encoding carboxypeptidase-like regulatory domain-containing protein, with product MKRFTLALSVLLLLLTVGSVSAADYDDQNDSDSLITGTVTYCNDSEPFEGVVIDVTSTAGDRVASTITGPDGTYSVSFSSPERTFIVSAVAPGHVIPSRTVTLDDSGRATADFKLGTLNLTKGSWDIVGLDPLGCRLRLAEL from the coding sequence ATGAAAAGATTTACACTGGCACTTTCGGTTTTACTGCTGCTACTTACAGTGGGAAGCGTCAGTGCTGCAGATTATGACGATCAAAATGACTCAGATTCTCTTATAACAGGTACGGTGACGTACTGTAACGATTCAGAGCCATTCGAAGGAGTCGTTATTGATGTTACCTCCACGGCAGGTGATAGAGTTGCATCAACTATAACAGGACCTGACGGCACCTACAGCGTATCCTTCAGCTCACCTGAGAGGACATTTATCGTCTCAGCAGTCGCACCGGGCCACGTTATACCCTCAAGGACAGTCACACTGGATGACTCCGGGAGGGCCACAGCTGATTTTAAACTGGGAACACTCAATCTAACAAAGGGTTCATGGGACATAGTAGGACTTGACCCACTTGGCTGCAGGTTAAGGTTAGCTGAGCTTTAA
- a CDS encoding calcium/sodium antiporter, with protein sequence MSVIILIFLFIASLLGVIKSADIFVDSIVDIGGALRIPQIMLGVTVAAAGTSLPEFGSAMIAVLTGNPDLGVGVVIGSNIWNIAGIIGISTTLSCAVTTNQDEIKRDGLFGLLSIILLLIFMIMGMVGFLAGAVLLLLYAIYLRILIKKQRRYYLNHPQVEGEIKPKTVLYAITGFIGLVILCRVLVYSAVEIAEIASVPEMIIGLFALAIGTSLAELVVAVNSARKHMCSLSLGTVLGSNIFNILIGIGIPSLFVKIPVEPLSVILDAPVLIAVTLILMYFMWTDMELRRTEGASLLIIYILYASVRIYLT encoded by the coding sequence CATCCTCATATTTCTCTTCATCGCATCTCTTCTCGGTGTCATAAAATCAGCGGACATCTTCGTGGACAGCATAGTTGATATTGGAGGAGCCCTGAGGATACCCCAGATCATGCTGGGTGTTACGGTGGCTGCTGCAGGCACCTCACTGCCTGAATTCGGATCTGCAATGATAGCCGTTCTAACAGGAAACCCTGACCTCGGTGTTGGTGTGGTTATAGGGTCAAACATATGGAACATAGCAGGGATAATCGGGATATCCACCACCCTGTCGTGTGCCGTGACAACAAACCAGGATGAGATCAAAAGGGACGGCCTCTTCGGCCTCCTGAGCATAATCCTACTCCTTATTTTCATGATTATGGGGATGGTTGGATTCCTGGCCGGTGCCGTGCTGCTTCTGCTCTACGCCATCTACCTCCGGATACTCATAAAGAAGCAGAGGAGATACTACTTGAACCACCCCCAAGTGGAGGGTGAGATTAAACCAAAAACCGTCCTCTATGCCATTACAGGATTTATAGGGCTTGTTATCCTGTGCAGGGTTCTTGTTTACAGTGCGGTTGAAATTGCAGAAATAGCCAGCGTCCCCGAAATGATAATCGGTCTTTTCGCCCTTGCAATTGGTACAAGTCTTGCCGAGCTGGTTGTTGCAGTTAACTCCGCACGGAAACACATGTGCAGCCTTTCCCTCGGCACCGTCCTCGGCAGTAACATATTCAACATACTCATAGGTATTGGAATACCCTCCCTCTTCGTTAAAATCCCCGTAGAGCCCCTTTCAGTTATCCTTGACGCCCCTGTGCTCATAGCCGTGACACTGATTCTGATGTACTTCATGTGGACGGACATGGAACTTAGAAGGACCGAGGGGGCCTCCCTCCTCATAATTTACATCCTGTATGCCTCAGTAAGAATATACCTCACATGA
- the csm5 gene encoding type III-A CRISPR-associated RAMP protein Csm5, whose protein sequence is MKCTLQVITPVHVGNGLKYGPQEFYTGRTKDGKKIFGRVDVSRFYSNLDDDLRDKFIHNLSTPDFRLDSIKEFKRTARKSVRYRGLLKTDASEVKEVSEHIKTLDELYIPGSSIKGSIRTALLYEHLSGDELKGISEAVSQALESKRKRNWKTLRKKQEEIKDIIDSFFASDRRETAKKDGRETAKKDGRETAKKSIMRFLEVTDTTTFKSPAIYPVKVLKVSDNSYKRFRYENFLIYMEFLPKTKRKLEFEMNFTYNGRYDRIGLGNKRRLVTPETIKESLYTFSRDYIEHERKFASRYGVDFLEKIYRKLGKQNSPDAPLMRIGHGSGFLATTIGLRFKEDDPMTYESIRKFKRGRSYQDEFPKTRKLIDGEIPPGWVKVIFNEE, encoded by the coding sequence TTGAAATGCACCCTTCAGGTTATAACACCGGTTCATGTTGGGAACGGGTTGAAGTACGGGCCCCAGGAGTTTTACACTGGAAGGACAAAGGATGGGAAAAAAATTTTTGGGAGGGTTGACGTCTCCCGGTTTTACTCAAACCTTGATGATGACTTGAGGGATAAGTTCATCCATAATCTATCAACACCCGACTTCAGACTGGACAGTATCAAGGAATTTAAAAGAACTGCAAGAAAGTCAGTGAGATACAGGGGGCTTCTTAAAACCGATGCCTCAGAGGTAAAAGAGGTTAGTGAACATATTAAAACCCTGGATGAACTCTATATCCCTGGTTCATCCATCAAGGGCTCCATAAGGACAGCCCTTCTCTATGAACACCTCAGCGGTGATGAACTCAAGGGTATCTCAGAGGCAGTTTCACAAGCACTTGAAAGTAAAAGAAAGAGGAACTGGAAGACTTTGAGGAAAAAACAAGAAGAAATAAAGGATATAATAGACAGTTTTTTTGCATCTGACAGAAGAGAAACCGCAAAGAAGGATGGGAGAGAAACCGCAAAGAAGGATGGGAGAGAAACCGCAAAGAAGAGCATAATGAGGTTCCTTGAGGTCACAGATACCACCACATTTAAATCACCCGCAATCTATCCCGTCAAGGTTCTGAAAGTGTCGGATAACAGTTATAAGAGATTCCGTTATGAGAACTTCCTAATTTACATGGAGTTCCTACCGAAGACAAAGAGAAAACTGGAATTTGAGATGAACTTCACCTATAATGGAAGGTATGATCGTATCGGGCTGGGGAATAAGCGCCGCCTGGTCACCCCTGAAACCATAAAAGAGTCACTGTACACCTTCAGCAGGGATTACATAGAACATGAAAGGAAGTTCGCATCAAGGTATGGTGTGGATTTCCTTGAGAAGATATACAGAAAGCTTGGGAAGCAGAACTCTCCTGATGCCCCCCTCATGAGGATAGGTCACGGAAGCGGGTTCCTTGCAACCACGATAGGCCTCAGATTCAAGGAGGATGATCCCATGACCTATGAATCCATAAGGAAATTTAAGAGGGGAAGAAGCTATCAAGATGAGTTTCCAAAGACAAGAAAGCTTATAGATGGGGAGATACCTCCTGGCTGGGTTAAGGTGATCTTCAATGAAGAGTAG
- a CDS encoding class I SAM-dependent methyltransferase, whose translation MFLCFSEDPDGYVACELPALLFDDGEFDLVLSSNLLFLYEDRLSYMFHVESIREMLRVGGEVRIFPVNNVHKRRRSRYLSGVLDEFRLCNTEIQRASYRSETGCGEVMIIK comes from the coding sequence GTGTTTCTTTGTTTTTCAGAAGACCCTGATGGTTACGTTGCCTGTGAACTGCCCGCCCTACTCTTCGATGACGGGGAATTCGACCTTGTGCTCTCATCAAACCTCCTTTTCCTCTATGAAGATCGTTTGAGCTACATGTTCCACGTTGAATCCATCAGGGAGATGTTGAGGGTTGGAGGGGAGGTCAGAATATTCCCGGTGAATAATGTCCATAAAAGGAGGAGGTCAAGGTATCTGAGTGGGGTTCTTGATGAATTCAGACTGTGTAACACAGAGATTCAGAGGGCATCCTACCGCAGTGAGACCGGGTGCGGTGAGGTCATGATAATAAAGTGA
- the csx1 gene encoding CRISPR-associated CARF protein Csx1, producing MKVLIAPWGNPTRWKEVTYSLEGNNLKSKTSLALLQETVNPDKVIIIGLDTLAEGGLDYLSVKENAKEPIKSSVNFNQDLSVLVAPGIGVFKNGAFIGEALDYYYYILTAISLELLELFDDSIEIHLDLTHGLNYSTVLTYKAVKDISEVFSVFGDVKFKAYNADPFGSTDNLKINIIEDVKVVPRPFTGVIKGGVWAKSPGTTSIISRREKKPL from the coding sequence ATGAAAGTTTTAATAGCTCCGTGGGGAAATCCTACACGTTGGAAGGAAGTAACATACAGTCTGGAAGGGAATAACCTAAAATCTAAAACTTCATTAGCACTCCTTCAGGAGACTGTAAATCCAGATAAAGTTATTATAATTGGCTTAGATACTCTTGCAGAGGGAGGTTTAGATTATTTAAGCGTAAAGGAAAATGCGAAGGAACCTATTAAATCTTCAGTTAACTTTAACCAAGATCTCAGTGTCCTAGTGGCTCCCGGCATCGGGGTTTTTAAAAACGGTGCTTTTATTGGGGAAGCTCTTGATTATTATTACTACATTTTAACCGCCATTTCATTAGAACTATTGGAACTTTTTGATGATTCAATAGAGATCCATCTTGACTTAACACATGGGCTGAACTATTCTACGGTACTTACCTATAAGGCTGTCAAGGATATATCAGAAGTATTTTCAGTTTTTGGGGATGTGAAGTTTAAAGCTTATAACGCGGATCCCTTTGGATCAACAGACAACCTCAAAATAAATATTATTGAGGACGTAAAGGTAGTTCCAAGACCCTTTACTGGGGTAATTAAAGGGGGGGTCTGGGCAAAGAGTCCTGGAACCACAAGTATTATCTCCAGAAGAGAGAAAAAACCTCTATAA
- the crn3 gene encoding CRISPR-associated ring nuclease Crn3/Csx3 yields the protein MSVDFKIIEKKNYTVVHFELKDKVTPNILKNMNPPGLRCSKGVVISGCGPIWLHCYLVHYYHPTSFIATYDPRVEGAIIVESHKKGYETGDVIKVDCDNL from the coding sequence ATGTCTGTTGATTTCAAAATTATAGAAAAGAAGAATTATACAGTAGTTCATTTTGAACTGAAGGATAAAGTAACTCCTAATATCCTAAAAAACATGAATCCTCCAGGTTTAAGGTGCTCAAAGGGTGTGGTAATAAGTGGGTGTGGCCCAATATGGCTTCACTGCTATCTTGTCCATTATTATCATCCCACATCATTCATCGCTACCTATGACCCTCGTGTTGAGGGGGCAATAATTGTAGAGTCTCATAAAAAAGGTTATGAGACGGGGGATGTTATAAAGGTAGATTGTGATAATTTATAG
- a CDS encoding TM1812 family CRISPR-associated protein, with product MKFLREIGKSEISAFLGAMYNGLPLALFRFYPDRDKLKTLIDNVIENFEKYTCIENGDGKLNVKRKLRFGKDFEAYLFSYLTSVLLKKRELISSRKSEVEIKEIKKLANDLFKFDGRFKNRISNDISRIERDTGEEDNFDWKTYNEFYGEYGKQADLRKHGKQQPDLRNFLAHSGFERNMVQLKKFEGKVYLKYEDSMINTIKRFCAFSDQN from the coding sequence TTGAAGTTTTTAAGAGAAATAGGTAAATCTGAGATTTCTGCTTTTCTTGGGGCCATGTATAATGGTTTACCTCTGGCTTTATTTAGGTTCTATCCGGACAGGGATAAACTGAAAACCTTGATTGATAATGTCATTGAAAACTTTGAGAAATATACATGTATAGAAAATGGCGATGGAAAACTTAATGTAAAGAGGAAGTTAAGATTTGGAAAGGATTTCGAAGCGTATCTGTTCAGCTATCTGACCTCAGTTTTGCTGAAAAAAAGGGAACTGATTTCTTCGCGGAAGAGTGAAGTAGAAATTAAGGAAATAAAGAAATTAGCCAATGATTTGTTCAAATTCGATGGAAGGTTTAAGAATAGAATTAGTAATGACATTTCTAGGATTGAAAGAGATACGGGGGAGGAAGATAATTTCGATTGGAAAACTTATAATGAATTTTATGGTGAATACGGTAAGCAAGCTGATCTAAGAAAACACGGTAAACAGCAACCTGATCTAAGAAATTTCCTAGCACATTCTGGATTTGAAAGGAACATGGTTCAACTTAAGAAATTTGAGGGCAAAGTGTACCTTAAATACGAGGACAGTATGATTAACACTATAAAGCGTTTCTGTGCGTTCAGTGATCAAAATTAA
- a CDS encoding DUF11 domain-containing protein yields the protein MVKSDLAIAKSVNNTAPNLGDEVKFTITAVNYGPNNATGVYVTDILPPELIFQSATASKGTYNSTTGIWYIGDLDYFETATLNITAIVNSTGLIVNNANITGNVSDPNMENNYASATINSPPASDLTIDKTVNNPMPYVGETIQYTITISNRGPDNAANVVVEDVLPAGLIPVSATPSKGTYLLGVWNVGELNYLEIATLTIIARVNATGVLENFANITSPNFDPNPDNNNATCEVEGVPSADLRIVKHVDNRSPNYGSNVTFTVTVTNLGPSTATGVTVIDVLSEGLEYISHSLTRGTYNSTTGVWTIGTLNYLEAAILNLTVLVNTTEDANNTVSVTGNEYDPDRTNNNAASTLNAVSADLNIQKNR from the coding sequence GTGGTTAAGTCTGACCTTGCAATAGCAAAATCCGTTAACAACACAGCACCGAACCTCGGCGATGAGGTTAAGTTCACCATAACAGCGGTTAACTACGGACCAAACAATGCCACAGGAGTATACGTGACAGATATTCTACCACCGGAACTCATATTCCAGTCAGCCACAGCATCAAAGGGCACCTACAACAGCACAACGGGAATCTGGTACATCGGCGACCTTGACTACTTTGAAACAGCAACCCTTAACATAACAGCCATCGTTAACTCAACAGGACTCATAGTTAACAATGCAAACATCACGGGTAACGTCTCAGACCCCAACATGGAGAATAACTATGCATCAGCAACCATCAATTCTCCACCGGCATCAGACCTCACCATTGACAAGACTGTGAACAATCCTATGCCCTACGTGGGTGAAACAATCCAGTACACAATCACGATAAGTAACAGGGGACCTGATAACGCAGCCAATGTCGTGGTGGAGGATGTTCTACCGGCAGGCCTTATACCAGTAAGTGCAACGCCATCAAAGGGCACATACCTGCTCGGTGTCTGGAACGTGGGTGAACTGAACTACCTTGAAATCGCAACCCTGACAATAATTGCAAGGGTTAACGCGACGGGTGTACTTGAGAACTTCGCCAACATCACATCACCGAACTTCGACCCCAACCCGGATAACAACAACGCAACATGTGAAGTTGAGGGTGTACCCTCAGCAGACCTCAGGATAGTCAAACACGTGGATAACAGAAGTCCCAATTATGGATCAAACGTGACCTTTACGGTCACCGTAACCAACCTTGGACCAAGCACGGCCACTGGCGTCACGGTCATAGATGTACTCTCAGAGGGCCTTGAATACATCAGCCACAGCCTCACCAGGGGTACCTATAACAGCACAACTGGAGTATGGACTATAGGAACACTGAACTACCTTGAAGCAGCAATACTTAACCTCACGGTCCTTGTTAACACTACAGAGGATGCCAATAACACGGTTTCAGTGACGGGTAATGAATATGACCCTGACAGGACAAACAACAACGCTGCATCAACCCTGAACGCTGTATCTGCAGATCTGAACATCCAGAAAAACCGTTGA
- a CDS encoding DUF11 domain-containing protein yields the protein MNNGETATFTIIVRNAGPDTPSNVTVTDLLPAGLSLLSYTVTQGSFNDTTGVWTVGELPALFQATMTLLVRATQAGFQTNIVNVSSELPDPFPQDNVDAVTVTVMPSADVMVTKTANNTSPYYLEEVTFYIMVTNLGPDNATVVRVVDTLPSGLVYLAHQASAGVYFPEFNVWTVPVLSPGASETLNLTVLVNATGTLVNTVSVTSAEYDPDLTNNFASEVMNGEEIADIAVQKTVLVTPINNGQTTNFTVTVTNNGPSGATGVVVTDFLPAGLLIVSSTVTQGLFDSLTGVWDVGSLANGSSAVLTLEVLANAVGVFINYVNASAYQYDPILSNNNATALLTVNPSADVAVTKTVSNSTPNYGDVIVFYITVTNNGPDNATGVTLTESPPAGLVHISHVASQGVCDPLACLWVVGSLASGSSATLNVTLLVNATGEFVNRVQVVASEFDPYPENNTANVTANVPPAADIVVEKVANVTSANYNDTVTFTVTVRNLGPDTAMNVVVSDVLPVGLVYQGYVATKGVYDSVTGVWNVGDLLNGDVAVLNITALVNASNTTLVNNASGSSDVYDPDPENNNSTATVDVGPWAQLTISKSVDRRAVRVGQNVKFTITVTNEGPDTSLNTTVIENLSGSFRFISSNASMGSFNPSTKLWTIGDLTAGSTAVLEIVVQVLERGRFVNIATVSSGSGADENSTEVIVDVTEPEPEPQPEPGKIPMQPTGVPVLILIAGFLLAAAGSVISRK from the coding sequence ATAAATAACGGTGAGACCGCCACGTTCACCATCATAGTCCGAAATGCAGGTCCTGATACACCATCAAATGTCACTGTAACGGATCTCTTACCTGCAGGCCTATCACTGTTATCCTACACGGTCACACAGGGTTCATTTAACGACACAACTGGAGTGTGGACTGTTGGAGAACTACCCGCACTCTTCCAGGCAACCATGACGCTCCTTGTGAGGGCCACGCAGGCAGGCTTCCAGACAAACATCGTCAATGTTTCATCTGAACTACCTGACCCATTCCCTCAGGACAATGTGGATGCTGTAACTGTTACCGTGATGCCTTCAGCTGACGTTATGGTTACAAAGACAGCGAATAACACTTCACCATACTACCTTGAGGAGGTCACATTCTACATCATGGTGACAAACCTTGGACCGGATAATGCGACTGTTGTGAGGGTGGTTGACACTCTACCTTCAGGTCTGGTCTATCTGGCTCATCAGGCATCAGCAGGGGTCTATTTCCCTGAATTCAATGTATGGACAGTTCCTGTACTTTCACCGGGAGCATCAGAGACACTTAACCTGACGGTACTTGTAAATGCGACAGGTACCTTAGTAAACACAGTCTCAGTAACAAGTGCTGAATACGACCCTGACCTCACAAATAACTTCGCTTCAGAGGTTATGAATGGTGAGGAGATCGCTGATATCGCGGTGCAGAAGACGGTTCTCGTGACACCCATAAATAACGGGCAGACCACAAACTTCACGGTGACGGTAACAAACAACGGACCAAGCGGCGCAACTGGTGTGGTTGTAACCGACTTCTTACCAGCCGGACTCTTAATAGTGTCCTCCACGGTCACGCAGGGTTTATTTGATAGCTTAACCGGCGTCTGGGATGTTGGCAGCCTTGCAAATGGATCATCAGCTGTACTGACACTTGAGGTCCTTGCAAATGCCGTGGGTGTATTCATAAACTATGTGAATGCATCAGCATATCAGTATGACCCGATACTGTCAAACAACAATGCAACGGCTCTACTTACTGTGAACCCATCTGCGGACGTCGCGGTAACCAAGACGGTGAGCAACAGCACACCAAACTATGGTGACGTCATAGTATTCTACATCACGGTCACCAACAATGGACCTGACAATGCGACTGGCGTAACCTTAACAGAGTCTCCACCTGCTGGACTTGTGCACATCTCACATGTGGCATCACAGGGTGTATGCGACCCACTGGCATGCCTCTGGGTTGTAGGTTCACTGGCAAGCGGTTCATCCGCAACCCTGAACGTCACTTTACTTGTGAACGCTACAGGTGAATTTGTAAACAGGGTCCAGGTTGTGGCATCAGAGTTCGATCCGTACCCAGAGAACAACACAGCAAATGTAACGGCCAATGTTCCTCCGGCTGCTGATATTGTGGTTGAGAAGGTTGCTAATGTGACTTCAGCCAATTACAATGACACCGTCACTTTCACTGTGACTGTGAGGAACCTTGGACCTGACACTGCGATGAATGTTGTGGTGAGTGATGTCCTGCCGGTTGGTCTTGTCTATCAGGGTTACGTGGCTACTAAGGGTGTGTATGATTCTGTGACTGGTGTCTGGAACGTCGGTGACCTCTTGAATGGTGACGTGGCTGTGCTTAATATCACGGCTCTTGTGAATGCTTCCAACACTACACTGGTGAACAATGCGAGCGGCTCATCTGATGTGTATGATCCTGACCCTGAGAACAATAATTCAACGGCAACTGTTGATGTTGGTCCATGGGCTCAGCTTACCATCTCCAAGTCTGTTGACAGGCGTGCTGTGCGTGTTGGCCAGAACGTGAAGTTCACCATCACGGTGACCAACGAGGGACCCGACACTTCACTGAACACCACGGTAATTGAGAACCTATCAGGTTCATTCAGGTTCATCTCATCCAATGCAAGTATGGGTTCATTCAACCCATCAACGAAGCTATGGACAATAGGAGACCTCACAGCAGGTTCAACAGCCGTCCTTGAGATCGTTGTACAGGTCCTTGAAAGGGGAAGGTTCGTCAACATAGCTACGGTGAGTTCTGGATCAGGAGCTGATGAGAACAGTACCGAGGTTATCGTTGATGTCACAGAACCAGAACCGGAACCTCAGCCAGAACCAGGCAAGATTCCTATGCAGCCAACAGGTGTCCCTGTACTCATCCTCATAGCGGGATTCCTGCTTGCTGCTGCAGGATCAGTCATCAGCAGAAAATAA
- a CDS encoding TIGR02710 family CRISPR-associated CARF protein has protein sequence MKSRVLFMTVGTGTGDSNERVRSLAHGLLQSIYHRRPDRIVFFGSDKSRETLDYLLEEAKREEKDIPEYEFIEVREVDRVNEWLEVFEEQMKKYRDYDVVVDYTSGTKTMTSAAFVMAILYRKEVSVVSGFRDKNGTVQRGTEQVITQNMYQVYDKLSIRRFKDLFNLGRFETAIDVLENDVVNHNRRDAYLNLTRAYLHWDLFEHEKALDYLNSEEVRSLDELEDVIKRNKRILGEIVSSRTGKRKFKYRPFLPDLLANSRRRASEGRYDDAAARLYRALELIAQVIIEEKYGDETDSLSPDKYSMGTRSTLKLNAKRRVALRDAYKLLACEDYDIGKAFIEDNRVMDLLTVRNYSILAHGLEPVNRDDYKKFYDRVLYYARILDKDIDSKIEDATFPQL, from the coding sequence ATGAAGAGTAGGGTACTTTTCATGACCGTCGGGACAGGGACAGGTGACAGTAATGAAAGGGTGAGGAGCCTTGCCCATGGACTTCTCCAGTCAATATACCATAGAAGACCTGATAGAATAGTGTTCTTCGGGTCTGATAAAAGCAGGGAGACCCTGGATTACCTTCTGGAGGAGGCTAAGAGGGAGGAGAAGGATATACCTGAATACGAGTTCATTGAGGTACGTGAAGTTGACAGGGTCAACGAGTGGCTCGAGGTTTTTGAGGAGCAGATGAAGAAGTACAGGGATTACGATGTGGTGGTGGATTACACATCAGGGACCAAGACCATGACCTCGGCGGCCTTTGTCATGGCAATCCTTTACAGGAAAGAGGTTTCGGTGGTTTCAGGGTTCAGGGATAAAAACGGAACAGTTCAGAGGGGAACGGAGCAGGTTATAACCCAGAACATGTACCAGGTATACGATAAACTGAGCATAAGGCGCTTCAAGGATCTTTTCAACCTTGGCAGGTTTGAAACAGCCATAGATGTACTTGAGAATGATGTGGTTAATCATAATAGAAGGGACGCCTACCTGAACCTCACAAGGGCGTACCTCCACTGGGACCTATTTGAACATGAGAAGGCGTTAGATTACCTTAACAGTGAAGAGGTCAGGTCCCTGGATGAACTCGAGGATGTTATAAAGAGGAACAAGAGGATACTGGGGGAGATTGTCAGTTCAAGGACCGGGAAACGGAAATTCAAGTACAGGCCTTTCCTGCCTGACCTCCTTGCAAATTCCAGGAGAAGGGCTTCTGAGGGCAGGTATGATGATGCAGCGGCCCGGCTTTACCGTGCGCTTGAACTGATAGCACAGGTGATCATCGAGGAGAAATACGGTGATGAGACAGACAGCCTCTCACCTGATAAGTACAGTATGGGGACAAGGTCAACGCTCAAGCTCAATGCTAAGAGGCGTGTAGCCCTCAGGGATGCGTATAAGCTCCTTGCATGTGAGGATTATGACATTGGAAAGGCTTTCATTGAGGATAATAGGGTGATGGATCTTCTTACCGTTAGGAACTATTCCATACTGGCCCACGGCCTTGAACCTGTTAACAGGGATGATTATAAGAAGTTCTATGATAGGGTTCTTTACTATGCAAGGATCCTGGATAAAGATATAGATTCGAAGATAGAGGATGCCACATTCCCCCAGCTTTAA